In Amycolatopsis sp. FBCC-B4732, the genomic stretch CAGCTCGGCGCGATGCGGATCTCCGAGGAGATCGACGCCCTCGAAGTCATGGGTATCCCCAGCGTCCCGTACCTGGTGACGACGCGGGTGATCGCCGGCTTCCTCGCCGTCATCCCGCTCTACGCCATCGGGCTGCTCTCGAGCTACCTCGCCTCGCGGCAGATCACGGTGTGGTTCTTCGGCCAGTCCGCGGGCACCTACGACCACTACTTCCTGCTGTTCCTGCCCCCCGGCGACGTCTTGTGGTCGTTCGGGAAGGTGCTGGTGTTCAGCGTCGTCGTGGTCCTGGCGCACTGCTACTACGGCTTCCGCGCGAGCGGCGGCCCGGCCGGTGTCGGTGTCGCGGTGGGCCGCGCGGTCCGCACCGCGATCGTCGCGATCAGCGTGCTCGACTTCTTCCTGTCACTGGCCATCTGGGGCGCGACGACGACCGTGCAGGTGGCCGGATGAGACGGGACACCCGCCGCAAGGCCGGGATCCGCACCGCGGGCGTGCTGTTCCTGGTGGTGATGGGCGTGCTCGTCACGCTCTCCATCAAGATCTACGACAAGGACTTCGTCAGCACGGTCCCGGTGACGCTCAAGACGAGCCGCATCGGCAACCAGCTGTCCGCGGGCGGGCAGGTCAAGGCCCGTGGCGTGCTCGTCGGGGAGATCCGCGACGTCCGGGCGACGCCGCAGGGCGCCGAGATAGCGCTTGCCCTGGAGCCGGGCAAGGTGGACATGCTGCCGCGCACCGTTTCCGCGTTGCTCGTGCCGAAGACGCTGTTCGGCGAGCGGTACGTCCAGCTGTCCATCCCGGACGGTGCCCGCGCCCCGCACCTGACCGCCGGCGACACGATCGAACAGGACCGCTCGGCGAACGCGATCGAGCTGGAACGCGT encodes the following:
- a CDS encoding ABC transporter permease; protein product: MVTTTPAARVREAVDRRFGFLDTLGDQILFFLRAIAWIPRAIRRYLREIVRLLAEVSFGSGALAVIGGTIGVMIGMTVATGTVVGLQGYSALNQVGTSAFAGFVSAYFNTREIAPLVSGLALSATVGCGFTAQLGAMRISEEIDALEVMGIPSVPYLVTTRVIAGFLAVIPLYAIGLLSSYLASRQITVWFFGQSAGTYDHYFLLFLPPGDVLWSFGKVLVFSVVVVLAHCYYGFRASGGPAGVGVAVGRAVRTAIVAISVLDFFLSLAIWGATTTVQVAG